DNA from Aphis gossypii isolate Hap1 chromosome 3, ASM2018417v2, whole genome shotgun sequence:
AGTAGTCGATTTTACAGcaacctataaaaataacaaaaatactgcaaaaattaattttagtccaatttttttagtaaaaatatttgaaataattttaaacattacacTATTTcatattgcattattaaatatctgtTATCTATAGACAATTAGTAGACAAGTAGTGTACGTGTACCAGTGGCGTAGTTATGATTTTGTTCTGGGGGGgggatatacaatttattggttAAACATAAAGTGAGGGGCTTAATAAGtcaatgatttaaacattaaaaaaaaaggctcTGGGGGGGATCTATCCCCATATCCCCCCCCCATAACTACACCACTGACGTGTACTTACAAATACTATATAGCAGGGGCGGCCAAACAGTCGATCGCGAATaatttcaaagtcgatcatgttagaatttattttaagggcCACGCACCCTATacgtttcttaataattatatttattcgataataataataaaaaaaaattatggaagtcgatcctcaaaggtgaagtatatttttagtagatcatGGCCAGTTTGACCACCCCTGCTATaggctatatagtatataggacataggtagtATATCATAGTTGTTGAGGTCCATTTTATCatggattttattaatttcctcGTTCCTACATGCAAAAAGTATCTggtttcttaatttaatttaccaaaattacaatatttatgttcttattcctaaaaataatgaattaattcacatttatatttctttaaaatatgattgaatTAATTCTTTCATTCTTTCGTCTAAAAGTTAATCAATTCCAGGAATCGTTCAATAACAATATCTACACCAGGGATGGTTAACCTTTCTGTACCCAcgagtcaaataaaaatttggatTCTGTTTCATTATTCTTGTGTCAAGTAATTTGATGaccttatttttaaacttaaaaattcctACATCCATGGCttgaatgataaaaaacaGACCTTGCGTGTGTCACTTAAAGATCATTTGCGTGTCACTCCGCGACACGCGTGAGTGCGTGACATAGGTTCGCCATCTCTAATCTACAcaataacatttgaaaaatatttaaagtaattttaagcaCGTCTGTACAAATATCAGTtactttttatgaaatttaaaattaatacataatacaggattttaatacattatacaaaattataaaataattaatagtataataaatggaaTGTTTTTAGTGAAAATTAATTCTACCTATACCGCGGCTATACCTATCCTATACTCTTAtagtatacagtataaatataaaataggtaataaaacatCGTAGACAATATAGACCAGGGGTCGGCAACCTTTTTGGTGTCAGgggccaaaaaaaaataaaaaaaatatttacgggacataaaactttattttatttacagtttatcaactaacataaatacataatgtggtattttatatttttgcactaattataaattgtaatcgtATAAAATCGCTTCACGGGCCGCGGATTGTCGACCTCTGATATAgactataaaagtatttgtttgatttcattgacttcaaatttaaaacacatccAAGATCCATCATAATATAGTCAAACACAATGGTACTCCATCGATCGTCATTAGAGTATAAGACGCCTCAACaccaattatataacaaattgatttctcttttttgttttataatatcattgaataatttatgaaacatttgattttattgtttttaaatgaatcatAACAGTCATAATtatgtatcattttttatgcTGGCCTATgtctgatatattatattttattattatactgatattgataagtattaactaatataaatcgtattatcgaatttaaaacatgtttatttattcgatgagttacctatatatttatacgctCTTAGTATTATAACCGTCACTATTCATCACTATTGATATTGAATGTGAACTAAACGTCTCACAAATAACCCTTTTCGACCAGTTGTGtttatatacaacaaaataagttGACctcgttttaaattgtttagctGACCGTTggacattgtaaaatatacctaagaGACATTTTATGGCTCgaaatatttcacaaaaaaaaaaaaaaagattaccctcttcaaaactataaaatttgtcACGGTCGAGTCTGTAATTTTACCCCCTTTGTGATTCAAATACATCTTTTACGAGAATAGAGAAAATATCTTGTTCCTTACACACTTCTTATTCATTTGTTAACTCGCACAAGAACATGAAACTTGTATATTCATCGATAACAAACTATGATGAACATAAATAAAGTTGATAATCGCGAGAGCAGTTTAGATTATGGGCAAGTATATTAAAacggttaatttttatttataataagttaatcatatttgtatttttagagCTAAAATAGATGAAgccataataaaatcattacataAAGATTATTGTCTAGAGCATTGTGAATCTAAGCCGAATACACACATAGACTTAGCAGttcaagttaataataatcaaaatagcCCAACAAAAATACATGGACATCATAAAGCAGATAACTCAGATTCTGcagataatgatattatagggATGATGTGGGAACCAGAATTAGATTTTGTAGACGATCCAGAGTGCTTTAACGagtttaaaaatgatgatGTTCCAATGCGATTTATGTGTGGTGTGTGTTTAGGTCAATTTCGTACTAGGTAATTAaaagagtattatttttacaatttatacttatttatttatttaaatttataaaaattttagatgTGCTTTAGACATTCACTTCAGAACTCATAGAGgcgaaaaactatttaaatgtgtattatgtgataatatattcaatgaattagctattttaaaacatcatcgagaattacacaatataaatgaattgGTTACATGTGGAATTTGTGGATTAGTTTTTACAGAAATGTATCAtatgataaaacataaaaaaaagtatcattttaatgaataataaaacaatttattagtcTATGTACCATAGACTTgggaaataaatacatttattatacaatgaaatatttggtttctttttattgaaaattatcttatattattctctaaacatgaaaattggtaattttataatattatgataccaataatattaaatcactaTTTCTGTATCACCTAATTCTTCTTCGGTAGGTAATTGTATCAAACTTGGATGTATGTAATTAGGGTCGATGAGTGGTAATCCTTGATCTTCTCTTCTTCTCAGTTCAAGAAAAGCTTCCCTTTCTGCCCAATTCTTATAATTGTAGTCTGGCATATATGCAAACATAAATATACCACCCACTATACATAAAGTGACTGAAAAAAATCCAGTAGCGTGCATAGCGTTCAAGTCTTCTGTCTCATCATCTTTTTCAAAGCCATATGATTGCCAGTTTCGTTTTtgctaaacaaataataaatctaaaattattaaattttcaaaattttggcTTAAAGTATAGTTAACAGAGACAcaggattaaaatattagtgtacataataatatagttataaagcAAAAAAgcgatcaattttattattaatatataatggaaTTTTGCTACGAATACAGAATATTCATAAGTGCAAAACCAGTCAAATGTGATTGTCCCATTAGATTTCTCAACCAAGGTTTCTATCTAATAAACATAGAGAAGTaaggaaataattataaagtaaaaacaaaactatgcacaaaagtttaaaaattaaaactatacagtaaatataaatattaatgttaaacattaatttaccacacaacactcattatttagaAAAGTACTAACTTTATTGAGAACTTTCTTTTAGAAAAtgagttcaaatatttatataataccacttaaaagttcaaaattgtaatatttaagtaatttcccaaaagaaaatttcaaaaaaaattaataatattcaaaataatgcatgttgtgttttaattaatcaaagtatacctataggtatattttgtagtttatgATGAATatgtttctgtttttttttttagtttaatccTAGAGCACACGCATCACAGTCAAAAAGATCAggctttaaaaatttagttcattgcttcaaaaataagaaatattaatctaaCCCTTCCAATTAGgcgataaactaaaataagatTCAACTCccgattaaatacaatttgatgCCAGTACTATAATAGAAGACCTCAAAGTTcgttatctattaaaaaaactgtCTAAAAGACTATGTGTGTAGAATACTATGATATaaccttaaatttaatatcatttatatgaaAGTTtagattgtttatattaattattaagtatcaaTAAAAGCATTTGacaatctttatttatttaagagcaataaaataatgattatttcaatttatcgatttttaattgatatgttTCAATACGCAGCCAAAAAGACTGTGTGCgtagaatattatgaatatttttaatacgtgtAAT
Protein-coding regions in this window:
- the LOC114123809 gene encoding oocyte zinc finger protein XlCOF28-like, whose amino-acid sequence is MMNINKVDNRESSLDYGAKIDEAIIKSLHKDYCLEHCESKPNTHIDLAVQVNNNQNSPTKIHGHHKADNSDSADNDIIGMMWEPELDFVDDPECFNEFKNDDVPMRFMCGVCLGQFRTRCALDIHFRTHRGEKLFKCVLCDNIFNELAILKHHRELHNINELVTCGICGLVFTEMYHMIKHKKKYHFNE
- the LOC114123810 gene encoding NADH dehydrogenase [ubiquinone] 1 beta subcomplex subunit 11, mitochondrial, translating into MSSLVRLAQVTKRVIRPIPSIQRHISTSKKNQEVCVTNTELTEHEPQKRNWQSYGFEKDDETEDLNAMHATGFFSVTLCIVGGIFMFAYMPDYNYKNWAEREAFLELRRREDQGLPLIDPNYIHPSLIQLPTEEELGDTEIVI